ATCTGAGCGGCGAAAAAACCGGCAGCCTCGAGCTGGCCGACGAAGTCTTCGGCGCGGTCAACGAAGACCTCCTCTGGGAGGCGGTCAGGCACTACCGCGCGGCTCAGCGTGCCGGCACTCACGCCACCAAGAACCGCAAACTGGTTTCCGGTTCCGGCAAGAAGCTGTGGCGGCAGAAGGGCACCGGACGCGCCCGCGTGGGCTCCATCCGCTCGCCCCTGTGGCGCCACGGCGGTACCGTGCACGGCCCGCAGCCGCGTTCCTACGACTACGGCTTCCCGCGCAAAAAGCTGCTGGGCGCATTGCGCTCCGCGCTGGCTTCCAAGCTGGCCGACGGCAAGCTGACCGTGGTCGAAAACTTCGATCTCGCCGGGGCCAAGACGAACGCCTTCCGCAAGGCGCTGGACGCCCTCAAAGTTGAGAGCACGGCGCTGGTGGTTGACGGCGCGAAGGCGAACCGCAACCTGGAGCTCAGTTCGCGCAACCTCGCCGGCATTGAACTGGTGCACAGCAATGTAGTTCATCCGTACCACCTGCTGCGCTACGACCGCGCCATCTTCTCCCGCCCCGCGCTGGAGAAGTTGCAGGACTCGCTCAAGAAGTCGGTGAGCAAGCGCCGGCATGAAGAGGGGTCCCCGACGCGCCGCGGGCGTGGCGGGGTGGTTGAGGAGGTCGCGTCATGAAATCGGCCTACCAGATCATCCGCAAGCCGATCATCACCGAGAAGGGCCTGGGCGTGAAGGAGACCGAAGCCACCCTCGTTTTCCAGGTGGCCGCCAAGGCGACCAAGACCGAGATCAAGGAAGCGGTGCAGTCCATTTTCAAGGTAAAGGTGGATTCGGTCCGCACCGCCATTTTCGTGGGCAAGGAACGCCGGCGTGGCAAGTTCACCGGCTACCGCCCCGACTGGAAAAAGGCTTACGTGCGTCTCAAGGCCGGCGAAAAAATGCCGGAATACGCACAGAACCTGTAACCGGCTTCAGGCTCCCGGCGCTAGGCGTCAGGGGCTAAGAGCTAATAGCTGAGAGCTGATTATGGCCATCAAGACATACCGACCGGTTACCTCGACGCTGCGCTTCCAGACCACGCTGGTCAACGATGAGCTGACCACCAACCGGCCCCACAAGGCGCTGACCGAATCCAAGCAACGCACCGGCGGACGGCGCAACCAGGGCGACATCACCAGCCGGTTCCGGGGCGGCGGGCACAAGAAAAAGTACCGCCTCATCGACTTCAAGCGCGAGAAGGCGGGCGTTCCCGCCACCGTCATCTCCATCGAGTACGACCCCAACCGCTCGGCGCGCATTGCGCTGCTGAGCTACGCCGACGGCGAGAAGCGCTACATCCTTCAGCCCGACGGCCTCAAGCTGGGCGCCAAGGTTCTCAGCGGCCCCGACGCCGACATCCTGATCGGCAACGCGCTGCCGCTGCGCAACATCCCCCCCGGCACCATGGTGCACAACGTCGAGTTGCGTCCCGGCAAGGGCGCGCAGATGGCCCGCTCCGCTGGCGCTGCCGCGCAACTGGTCGCCAAAGAAGGCGATCACGCGCTGCTCAAGCTGCCCTCGGGCGAGACGCGCCGCGTCATCGTGGACTGCATGGCCACCATCGGCCAGGTCGGCAACCTCGATCACGAGAACATTTCGATCGGCAAGGCGGGACGCACCCGCTGGTTCGGCAAGCGCCCGCACAACCGCGGCGTCGCCATGAACCCGGTGGACCACCCGCACGGCGGCGGTGAAGGCAAGACCTCCGGCGGACGTCACCCGGTGACTCCCTGGGGTCAGCCCACCCGCGGCTACAAGACGCGCAACAACAAGCGGACTGATAAGTTCATCGTCAACCGCCGCAGCAAGTAGGA
Above is a genomic segment from Terriglobia bacterium containing:
- the rplD gene encoding 50S ribosomal protein L4, giving the protein MATIDVLNLSGEKTGSLELADEVFGAVNEDLLWEAVRHYRAAQRAGTHATKNRKLVSGSGKKLWRQKGTGRARVGSIRSPLWRHGGTVHGPQPRSYDYGFPRKKLLGALRSALASKLADGKLTVVENFDLAGAKTNAFRKALDALKVESTALVVDGAKANRNLELSSRNLAGIELVHSNVVHPYHLLRYDRAIFSRPALEKLQDSLKKSVSKRRHEEGSPTRRGRGGVVEEVAS
- a CDS encoding 50S ribosomal protein L23 yields the protein MKSAYQIIRKPIITEKGLGVKETEATLVFQVAAKATKTEIKEAVQSIFKVKVDSVRTAIFVGKERRRGKFTGYRPDWKKAYVRLKAGEKMPEYAQNL
- the rplB gene encoding 50S ribosomal protein L2; translated protein: MAIKTYRPVTSTLRFQTTLVNDELTTNRPHKALTESKQRTGGRRNQGDITSRFRGGGHKKKYRLIDFKREKAGVPATVISIEYDPNRSARIALLSYADGEKRYILQPDGLKLGAKVLSGPDADILIGNALPLRNIPPGTMVHNVELRPGKGAQMARSAGAAAQLVAKEGDHALLKLPSGETRRVIVDCMATIGQVGNLDHENISIGKAGRTRWFGKRPHNRGVAMNPVDHPHGGGEGKTSGGRHPVTPWGQPTRGYKTRNNKRTDKFIVNRRSK